The following proteins are co-located in the Synergistaceae bacterium genome:
- the thiC gene encoding phosphomethylpyrimidine synthase ThiC: protein MREYATQMEAARKGIVTEELKKVAQKELMTVEELMPLVASGKAVICANKNHKQIDPQGIGSMLRTKINVNIGISKDCKDYDMEIKKVMQAVDMGAHAIMDLSSHGNTAPFRRKLTSECPAMIGTVPVYDSVIHYQRDLSTLTAKDFIDVVRVHAEDGVDFVTLHSGITRETIDQIKKHRRKMNIVSRGGSLLFAWMHMTGEENPFYEYYDEILDICREYDVTISLGDACRPGCLADASDVCQIDELVRLGELTKRAWEKDVQVIVEGPGHMPIDQIAANVKIQQTICNGAPFYVLGPLVTDIAPGYDHITSAIGGAIAASAGAAFLCYVTPAEHLALPNLEDVKQGIIASKIAAHSADVAKGIRGAREIDDRMADARRVFDWSGQWECAIDPDTARKIRDDRKPEHEDSCSMCGKFCAIRSMNKALTGEYIDIL from the coding sequence ATGAGAGAATACGCTACGCAAATGGAAGCGGCAAGAAAGGGAATTGTTACCGAAGAATTAAAAAAAGTAGCTCAAAAAGAGTTAATGACTGTTGAAGAATTAATGCCACTGGTTGCATCCGGAAAAGCAGTAATATGTGCAAATAAAAATCATAAACAGATAGACCCACAGGGAATCGGGTCCATGTTAAGAACAAAGATAAACGTGAATATAGGGATTTCCAAAGATTGCAAAGATTATGATATGGAAATAAAAAAAGTTATGCAAGCTGTTGATATGGGCGCTCATGCAATCATGGATTTGTCCTCACACGGAAACACAGCGCCTTTCCGCAGAAAACTTACGTCAGAATGTCCGGCCATGATAGGGACGGTGCCTGTATATGATTCCGTCATCCACTATCAAAGAGATTTAAGCACTCTTACAGCGAAAGACTTTATTGATGTAGTAAGGGTGCATGCTGAAGACGGGGTTGATTTTGTGACACTGCACAGTGGTATTACAAGAGAAACAATAGACCAGATAAAAAAGCATAGAAGAAAAATGAATATTGTCTCCAGAGGGGGCTCTCTATTATTTGCATGGATGCATATGACAGGTGAAGAGAATCCTTTTTATGAGTATTACGATGAAATTCTTGATATATGTCGCGAATATGATGTAACAATATCTTTGGGCGATGCCTGTCGGCCGGGGTGCCTTGCGGACGCTTCCGATGTGTGTCAGATAGATGAACTTGTAAGGCTTGGCGAACTTACAAAAAGAGCTTGGGAAAAAGATGTTCAGGTAATAGTGGAAGGGCCTGGGCATATGCCCATTGACCAGATTGCTGCAAATGTGAAAATTCAACAGACCATCTGTAATGGAGCACCATTTTATGTGTTGGGCCCGTTGGTAACGGATATCGCACCTGGCTATGATCATATTACATCAGCAATAGGAGGAGCCATAGCAGCTTCTGCCGGAGCAGCTTTCTTATGTTATGTTACTCCCGCAGAGCACTTGGCACTCCCGAATTTAGAGGATGTGAAACAGGGCATTATTGCCTCAAAAATTGCAGCCCATTCAGCGGATGTAGCAAAGGGGATAAGAGGCGCAAGAGAGATTGATGACAGAATGGCTGATGCAAGAAGAGTGTTTGACTGGTCAGGACAGTGGGAGTGTGCAATAGATCCAGACACAGCAAGAAAAATCCGAGATGACAGAAAACCAGAACACGAAGATAGTTGCTCTATGTGTGGGAAGTTTTGTGCGATAAGAAGTATGAACAAAGCGCTTACGGGTGAGTATATTGATATTTTGTAG
- the rplS gene encoding 50S ribosomal protein L19, with amino-acid sequence MDPKIALVEKKFVKDSETIPAFRPGDTVKVHVRVKEGEKSRIQIFEGVVIGRQHGGIRENFIVRKISNGVGVERIFPVHCPSVDKVEIVRKGRVRRAKLYYIRKLSGKAARIKERREFK; translated from the coding sequence ATTGATCCAAAAATTGCTCTAGTTGAGAAAAAATTTGTAAAAGACAGCGAAACAATTCCTGCTTTCCGCCCGGGAGACACAGTAAAAGTACACGTCCGTGTCAAAGAAGGCGAAAAATCTCGTATTCAGATTTTTGAAGGAGTTGTAATAGGACGTCAGCACGGTGGTATTCGAGAGAACTTCATTGTTAGAAAAATTTCTAACGGAGTCGGTGTTGAAAGAATCTTCCCTGTACACTGTCCTTCAGTTGACAAAGTTGAGATAGTTCGTAAGGGTAGAGTTCGTAGAGCCAAACTGTACTACATCAGAAAACTCAGCGGAAAAGCAGCTCGTATTAAAGAGCGTAGAGAGTTTAAGTAG